TGGGCCGCGCGCCACATTCCCATCCCCTGGTTCGCCATCGGCGGCATCAATTTAAAAAACCTCGACAAAGTGCTGAAAGCTGGCGCCAAACGCATCTGCGTCGTCTCAGCCATCCTCAATGAAACCGACATCTCCGGCGTCTGCCAGCAATTCAAAGACAGATTGAAATAGAAATTTTAACCGCGGAGACGCGGAGGCGCGGAGAAAAACAAAAATTCTAAGCAACAGATGGAACACGGAATAAACACAGATTGGGAATTTTTTTTATTTCATCCGTGCCCCGTTCGTGTTCCATCCGTGGCTAAAAATCCCGTCTCCCATTCGCCGTCCGCAAGGACCTCCGCGCCTCCGTGTCTCCGCGGTTCAAACTTGTCATTCCATCTTTTTTCTCATAGCGTTTCGGCTCAATTTAACGTCTGAATTCCAATCTTAAAACTCATGAGTGTATTGATCGTTGGCTCGACCGCGCTGGATTCCATTAAAACTCCCAAGGCCGAAAACCCGCGTCTGCTCGGCGGCTCCGCCAGCCACGCCGCAGTCGCCGCCAGTTTTTTTGCGCCCGTCAAACTCGTCGGTGTCGTCGGCCAGGATTTTCCCAAAAAATACATTTATCTCTACAAGAAACATAAAATTAATCTCGAAGGCTTGCAGATTTTGCCCGGCAAAACTTTTCATTGGTCCGGCGAATACGAAGTGAACATGAACAATCGCCGCACGCTCGCGACCGAACTGGGCGTGTTCGAAACTTTCAATCCTCTGCTGCCGACGTCCTACCAGAACGCGCAATTCGTCCTGCTCGCCAACATCGCGCCGTCGCTGCAAAGCCACGTCCTCACGCAAATGCGCCGCCCCAAATTCGTCGTCGCCGACACGATGGACCTTTGGCTGAATATCGCCCTTCAGGATTTGCTCGCGCTGCTCAAGCGCGTGGATGGTTTTGTCCTCAACGACAGCGAAGCCCGCCAGCTCACCAAGGAAGATAATTTGATGACCGCGCTGAAAAAGATTCACGCGCTCGGCCCCAAATACGTCATCATCAAAAAAGGCGAACACGGCGCCATCCTGTCGTCCAAAGCAGGCCTTTTCATTTCACCCGCGTATCCATTGAACCGCGTCGTGGACCCCACCGGCGCCGGCGATTCCTTCGTCGGTGGCATGATGGGTTATCTCTCGACCGCCAAAGGCCCGATTGACGCCAACATCCGCCGCGCGATGATCTACGGCAGTGTCGTCGCCTCCTTCTGCTGCGAAGGTTTTGGGTTGAATTTCACCACCAAAATCAAACGCGCCGCCATAGACACCCGCTTCAAAGAACTGGCAAAGCTCACGAAGTTTTAGAAGTTTCCCAGGTTAAGGGGACGGCATTGCGGGCATCATTTCAATCGCACGCCGTTTTCCGGTGTCACAAATCACCGAGCACTTCTCATTAACCCCGCGCTTCAGCGCGGGGAAGCAGCCCTCAAAAAAATTCCCCCTCCATATAGAGCGAAGCGAGTCGAGCCCCAGCGAGCTACCGCCCCATTCCGATTCCCAATTACTGCCCCCGATTTTCAATCAAATCTCAAAATCCAGCTTCTTCTTCTCCCGGTCCGCTTTGCTGATCACTT
The Verrucomicrobiia bacterium genome window above contains:
- a CDS encoding PfkB family carbohydrate kinase, with amino-acid sequence MSVLIVGSTALDSIKTPKAENPRLLGGSASHAAVAASFFAPVKLVGVVGQDFPKKYIYLYKKHKINLEGLQILPGKTFHWSGEYEVNMNNRRTLATELGVFETFNPLLPTSYQNAQFVLLANIAPSLQSHVLTQMRRPKFVVADTMDLWLNIALQDLLALLKRVDGFVLNDSEARQLTKEDNLMTALKKIHALGPKYVIIKKGEHGAILSSKAGLFISPAYPLNRVVDPTGAGDSFVGGMMGYLSTAKGPIDANIRRAMIYGSVVASFCCEGFGLNFTTKIKRAAIDTRFKELAKLTKF